In Erigeron canadensis isolate Cc75 chromosome 6, C_canadensis_v1, whole genome shotgun sequence, the following are encoded in one genomic region:
- the LOC122603939 gene encoding glycosyltransferase BC10, which yields MPQLSSYFSSPIIPSTILILLCIPTLFYLAPHILPPPPSPPISFPDELQDLSLFRRATAVDDSHSHTPSFNNKPKKHLGATNKKPKIAFLFLTNSDLHFSPLWEIFFTQDKSSSNLYNIYVHADPTVVPNVKIPGGVFTQDRFISAKKTHRGTATLIAAERRLLAIALLDDPSNQFFTLVSQYCIPLYSFKFIYDTLFEVNSHQLAELRHIKYKSYIEILSKDPYILDRYNARGKNVMVPEVPFEKFRMGSQFFTLTRRHAVVVVGDRQLWKKFRLDCLRPSSCYPEEHYFPTLLSMEDLQGCTSYTLTHVNWTDSVNGHPHTYYPNEVSPDLIYELRRSNFTNPYMFARKFSPDCLEPLMNMAKEVIFRD from the coding sequence ATGCCACAATTATCATCatatttttcatcaccaataaTCCCTTCAACAATACTTATTTTACTATGTATTCCAACCCTTTTTTACTTGGCCCCACATATCCTCCCtcctccaccatcaccacccATTTCTTTCCCTGATGAACTCCAAGATCTTTCACTTTTCCGGCGAGCCACCGCCGTTGATGACTCACATTCACACACACCATCATTTAATAATAAACCCAAAAAACATCTTGGTGCAACCAACAAAAAGCCCAAAATTGCATTTTTATTCCTTACTAATTCAGATTTACATTTTTCCCCTTTATGGGAAATCTTTTTCACTCAAGACAAGTCAAGTTCGAATCTTTATAATATTTATGTTCATGCTGACCCTACTGTTGTCCCTAATGTTAAAATCCCAGGTGGGGTTTTCACCCAAGATCGATTTATTTCGGCGAAAAAGACCCACCGTGGCACGGCTACTTTGATCGCTGCGGAGAGGCGACTCCTTGCCATTGCACTCCTTGATGACCCCAGTAACCAGTTCTTCACCCTTGTTTCACAATATTGTATACCCCTTTATTcgtttaagtttatatatgatACATTGTTTGAAGTTAATTCCCATCAATTAGCCGAATTAAGACATATTAAGTATAAGAGTTATATAGAGATTTTGTCTAAGGATCCTTATATTTTAGATAGGTATAATGCTAGAGGTAAAAATGTGATGGTGCCTGAGGTACCCTTTGAAAAATTCCGAATGGGTTCGCAGTTTTTTACATTGACACGTAGGCACGCGGTTGTGGTGGTTGGAGATCGTCAGTTATGGAAGAAATTTAGGTTGGATTGTTTGAGGCCTTCATCTTGTTACCCTGAGGAACATTATTTTCCTACATTGTTGTCAATGGAGGATTTGCAAGGGTGTACTAGTTATACATTGACTCATGTGAATTGGACGGATAGTGTTAATGGACACCCGCATACTTATTATCCTAATGAGGTGTCACCGGATCTAATTTATGAGCTTCGGCGATCTAACTTTACAAACCCTTACATGTTTGCTAGAAAGTTTTCTCCAGATTGTTTGGAGCCGTTGATGAATATGGCCAAGGAAGTCATTTTCCGGGATTAA